The Phyllopteryx taeniolatus isolate TA_2022b chromosome 9, UOR_Ptae_1.2, whole genome shotgun sequence genome contains a region encoding:
- the kbtbd12 gene encoding kelch repeat and BTB domain-containing protein 12 — protein MDFTTKHGLVLLEQLRKMREAEHLTDVVLVAEGVSFACHRLVLSAFSPYFRVMFTCGLRECNNREIVLRDIPADSLALLLNYMYSSNLPLTNPNVQGISIAAFLLQMDDVFTQCRHHMTENMDASNCLGLFYFARDLGVEELADQAQRFMRQHFVQVCQNEEVLELEAHQLGKLISSDDLNISREETILDLVLRWAKHSFLMEGEVRSKHLPELLRKVRLPLINPDYLKETMKRNTAMLADAECMEIMRQALEIVAMHPSAVPRKLKLRYGMETTDLLLCVGNDSSGIRSRYANYSERSFCYAPATGRIYYITSPRYGDALGYVCAGVVTEDNNIIVSGEAGARRMSRQKEMNVELYRYKVEAQGSWEHLTSAEYRDSYGLGSLGDTLYLIGGLMKLKNQLLITNCVERWSLQGGPWRSAAPLPVPLAYHTVVRLKDRLYVIGGRTPQSYRTDDEPDRLSNRLLEYDPNINKWTERGPMKYSKYRCGAVVLNGEIFVMGGIGCEGVDRGQSRRCLDAVEIYNPDGDYWRDGPSLPCSQLSLRTNASNAGVVGGKIYVCGYYKGADRHDDITKDILELDAWENRWTVIARRALMHDNYDVCVVASLNPRGLISPPTDLPQ, from the exons atggatTTCACAACCAAACATGGACTGGTTCTGCTTGAGCAGCTAAGGAAGATGAGGGAGGCCGAGCACCTGACAGACGTAGTGCTAGTTGCAGAGGGCGTAAGCTTTGCCTGTCACCGCCTTGTTCTGTCTGCCTTCAGCCCCTATTTCCGTGTTATGTTTACATGTGGCCTCCGTGAGTGCAACAACAGAGAAATAGTCCTGCGAGACATCCCTGCAGACAGCCTGGCTCTCCTCTTGAACTACATGTACAGCTCAAATCTTCCTCTTACCAACCCCAATGTGCAAGGAATCTCCATTGCAGCCTTTCTCCTGCAGATGGATGATGTCTTCACTCAATGCCGGCATCACATGACTGAGAACATGGATGCCTCCAATTGCCTCGGTCTGTTTTACTTTGCCCGAGATCTTGGTGTAGAGGAACTGGCTGATCAAGCTCAGCGCTTTATGAGACAGCACTTTGTCCAAGTCTGCCAGAATGAAGAGGTTTTAGAGCTCGAAGCCCATCAACTAGGGAAGTTAATCAGTTCAGATGACCTTAACATTTCTCGAGAAGAAACTATTTTAGATTTGGTTCTTCGCTGGGCCAAACACAGTTTTCTGATGGAAGGAGAAGTACGTAGCAAGCACCTCCCTGAGCTCCTCAGGAAAGTTCGCCTACCCTTGATCAACCCAGACTATTTAAAAGAGACAATGAAGAGGAATACAGCCATGCTGGCTGACGCTGAATGTATGGAGATAATGAGGCAAGCTTTGGAGATTGTAGCGATGCATCCTTCCGCAGTACCACGCAAACTGAAGTTGCGGTATGGGATGGAAACCACAGATTTGCTACTCTGTGTGGGTAATGACAGCAGTGGGATTAGGTCAAGATATGCCAACTACAGTGAACGCAGCTTTTGTTACGCCCCCGCAACAGGTCGGATTTACTACATCACCTCACCTCGATACGGAGATGCTCTAGGGTACGTATGTGCAGGGGTTGTAACTGAAGACAATAATATTATAGTGTCAGGAGAGGCTGGTGCCCGCAGGATGTCCCGACAAAAGGAAATGAATGTCGAGCTCTACAG GTACAAAGTCGAAGCCCAAGGCAGTTGGGAACATCTGACATCAGCAGAGTACCGTGATTCTTATGGATTAGGCTCCTTGGGTGATACCTTGTACCTGATTGGTGGGCTGATGAAGCTGAAGAACCAGCTTCTCATCACTAACTGTGTGGAGCGATGGTCTCTCCAGGGAGGACCTTGGCGCAGCGCAGCACCTTTACCAGTGCCACTGGCTTATCACACCGTGGTCAGGCTGAAGGATCGCCTGTATGTCATTGGTGGTAGAACTccacag TCATACCGAACGGATGATGAGCCAGACCGTCTTAGTAACCGCCTTCTTGAGTATGATCCAAACATAAATAAGTGGACAGAGCGGGGTCCAATGAAGTATTCAAAATACAGATGTGGTGCTGTTGTGCTCAACGGGGAAATCTTTGTAATGG GAGGCATTGGCTGTGAGGGTGTGGACCGAGGGCAGTCACGACGCTGTCTTGATGCTGTGGAGATCTACAACCCAGATGGGGATTATTGGAGGGATGGACCTTCTCTCCCATGCTCTCAACTATCATTGCGCACTAATGCCTCAAATGCTGGTGTGGTGGGAGGAAAGATTTATGTGTGTGGTTACTACAAAGGAGCAG ATCGTCATGATGATATTACAAAAGACATCTTGGAACTAGACGCCTGGGAAAACCGATGGACGGTCATTGCTCGGCGTGCTTTGATGCATGACAATTATGACGTCTGTGTAGTGGCAAGTCTGAATCCAAGAGGACTAATATCTCCACCTACAGACCTACcgcagtaa
- the slc26a6l gene encoding solute carrier family 26 member 6, like, with the protein MDSRYSSRKYRIEREVLDEQGLEELAQRKPYADTQPSVISQLKDSMRCTVPKLKHGVLSTFPVLYWLPKYSVWDYGMPDLISGISVGIMHLPQGMAYALLASLPPVFGLYTSLYPALIYFFFGTSRHISIGTFAVLSIMVGSVTERLAPDIDFLKLNGTNVTTEVDVAARDSYRVQVAAATTLLGGLIQVVLGLVKFGFVGTYLSEPLVRAYTTAAAVHAVVAQLKYIFGVSPARFNGPLSLVYTLKDVCRLLPQTHLPTLVVSVVSMVLLIAAKELNSFLSPRLPVPIPVELITIMASTLTSNYGHLNRNYTIPVVGEIPSGLRSPIVPDVGIFSEIIGDAFALALVAYAISISLGKTFALKHGYKVDNNQELVALGLSNTVGGFFQCYAVCASMSRSLIQESTGGKTQMAGIASAIIVLVTILKLGPLFQELPKAVLASIVFVNLKGMFKQYSDIVFLWRSNKTDLVLWLVTWVSTLLLNLDLGLAAAIMFALLTVIFRTQRPTYSVLGNVEGSELYVDIETHKEAREIPGITIFRSSATVYFANAELYLEAVKEKSGLDINKMIFYKKRQEAKEKRRQKREERQEKRQAKRENPADQTPVFSVEKEAKCWRDTSVARKGTENDEENWTDRENGTVFVKPTTPDGQCRWEYLKGGDPDSTSLGWMSEQMDGDALGSSSDDTLSRDLERISLGSLGKWTWDIHSIILDLSTANFIDTVAIKTMKNIFQDFSEINIDIYLAGCQASVVQQLELGHFFSESITKRHLFASVHDAVLYCLHHRGYESSIDMDSNTKL; encoded by the exons ATGGACTCAAGATACAGCAGTAGGAAATACAGAATTGAAAGGGAAGTATTGGATGAGCAGGGACTGGAAGAGTTAGCACAGAGAAAACCATATGCTGACACTCAACCATCTGTAATTAGTCAACTTAAAGATTCCATGAG GTGTACAGTACCCAAACTGAAACATGGTGTTTTGAGCACTTTCCCTGTGTTATATTGGCTGCCCAAATACTCAGTCTGGGACTATGGCATGCCAGATCTCATTTCTGGCATCAGTGTTGGAATAATGCACCTACCACAAG GTATGGCGTATGCATTATTGGCTTCGCTTCCTCCCGTATTCGGCCTCTACACCTCCCTCTATCCAGCATTGATTTACTTCTTTTTCGGAACATCACGTCATATTTCAATAG GTACATTTGCTGTGCTTAGCATCATGGTGGGCAGTGTGACTGAGAGACTTGCTCCAGATATTGATTTCCTGAAACTGAATGGGACCAATGTCACAACAGAGGTGGACGTAGCTGCTAGGGACTCGTACAGGGTGCAAGTTGCTGCTGCTACCACTCTTCTAGGAGGACTTATTCAG gttgTGCTTGGTTTGGTCAAATTCGGTTTTGTGGGAACATACTTGTCTGAACCTCTGGTACGGGCATACACAACAGCTGCTGCAGTCCATGCTGTGGTGGCGCAACTGAAATACATCTTTGGGGTGTCACCAGCACGCTTTAATGGGCCGTTGTCACTGGTGTAT aCTTTAAAGGATGTTTGCCGCTTGCTGCCGCAGACGCATCTCCCCACGCTCGTTGTCAGTGTCGTGTCCATGGTGTTGCTGATTGCGGCAAAGGAGCTCAACTCCTTCCTGAGCCCAAGGCTGCCAGTTCCCATCCCAGTGGAGCTCATCACA ATTATGGCATCAACTCTGACATCAAACTATGGTCACTTAAATAGAAACTACACTATTCCAGTTGTTGGAGAAATTCCGAGTGG CTTACGTTCTCCAATTGTACCAGATGTGGGCATTTTTAGTGAAATCATTGGAGATGCTTTCGCACTCGCACTTGTAGCCTATGCCATTTCAATTTCACttggaaaaacatttgcactGAAGCATGGATACAAAGTAGACAACAACCAG GAGCTGGTAGCCCTGGGTCTGAGCAATACTGTTGGGGGTTTCTTCCAATGCTACGCTGTATGTGCATCCATGTCTCGGAGTCTCATTCAAGAGAGCACTGGTGGAAAAACACAA ATGGCTGGAATAGCATCAGCTATAATTGTCTTGGTGACAATACTGAAACTTGGTCCACTTTTCCAGGAACTACCAAAG gcagTACTGGCATCTATAGTCTTTGTGAACCTGAAGGGTATGTTCAAACAATACTCAGACATTGTTTTTCTATGGAGGAGTAACAAGACTGATTTG GTGTTGTGGTTGGTCACGTGGGTGTCCACTTTGCTGTTGAATCTGGATCTGGGCCTTGCAGCTGCCATTATGTTTGCACTTCTTACTGTTATCTTCAGGACCCAGCG gCCAACATACTCTGTTCTGGGAAACGTTGAAGGTTCAGAGCTGTACGTGGATATAGAGACCCACAAAGAG GCAAGAGAAATTCCAGGTATTACAATATTCCGGTCTTCTGCTACAGTATATTTTGCGAATGCCGAACTGTACCTAGAGGCTGTGAAAGAAAAG AGTGGACTTGACatcaataaaatgattttttataaGAAGAGACAGGAGGCCAAAGAGAAACgtagacaaaaaagagaagaGAGACAGGAAAAAAGACAAGCCAAGAGAgag AATCCTGCTGACCAGACACCAGTGTTCTCTGTGGAGAAAGAGGCCAAGTGCTGGAGAGACACAAGCGTGGCGAGAAAGGGCACTGAAAATGATGAGGAGAACTGGACGGACAGGGAAAACGGCACAGTCTTTGTAAAACCCACTACACCAGATGGTCAGTGTAGATGGGAGTACTTGAAAGGAGGAGATCCAGACAGTACCAGTTTAGGATGGATGTCTGAGCAGATGGATGGAGACGCTCTGGGCTCCAGCAGTGACGACACCCTGAGCCGTGACCTGGAGCGCATCTCTCTCGGGTCTCTAGGCAAATGGACCTGGGACATCCACTCCATTATTCTTGACCTCTCCACAGCTAACTTCATTGACACAGTGGCTATAAAGACCATGAAAAAT ATTTTTCAAGACTTCAGTGAGATTAACATTGACATTTATTTGGCAGGTTGTCAGG CTTCTGTGGTCCAACAGCTGGAGCTTGGCCACTTCTTTTCAGAGTCGATTACAAAGAGACATCTGTTTGCCTCTGTCCACGATGCCGTGCTCTACTGTCTGCACCATCGCGGCTATGAGTCCTCAATA GATATGGACAGCAACACCAAGCTTTAA